One Setaria italica strain Yugu1 chromosome II, Setaria_italica_v2.0, whole genome shotgun sequence DNA segment encodes these proteins:
- the LOC101753880 gene encoding vegetative cell wall protein gp1-like encodes MAVAAAAAPPLLPTPTARSLPATLLPTPPPTGHLIPSPASSAPPNHRLSPSPAYIPPCRRLAVCSPDPPAPAVPHLAPSPTLAMPSTRTSPTPPIHALLAAYVPPCRRLAACSLDSTAPPIHASSAASPAVIPTPPLTPRLIGSPASPAPTIHCLPPSLVYVPPSRRLAACSPDSPAPSAPRLAPSPAPAAPSASNPGRASTSKSWFRDKAACADLALPSSPERNANLALPSSPERIKGFKVPGRASLSCVKDRVAGSDVLANSGCLKRNLTSPADNIGKKMRYESPSLSEDSGSDSEPEFYAGPAFRNAPPASSLPIPISLMMRRNKFIAPALNGLAF; translated from the exons atggccgtcgccgccgcggctgctccgccgctcctccccaccCCGACCGCTCGCAGCTTGCCCGCCACCTTGCTCCCCACCCCACCGCCGACCGGCCACCTCATCCCATCCCCGGCTTCCTCCGCGCCACCGAACCATCGCTTGTCCCCCTCGCCTGCTTACatcccgccgtgccgccgcctggCCGTTTGCTCGCCCGATCCACCCGCGCCGGCGGTGCCCCACCTCGCCCCCTCGCCCACTCTCGCCATGCCTTCCACGCGCACTTCCCCCACGCCGCCGATCCATGCCCTCTTGGCCGCGTACgtcccgccgtgccgccgcctcgCAGCTTGCTCGCTCGATTCCACCGCGCCGCCGATCCATGCCTCCTCGGCTGC TTCGCCCGCTGTGATCCCCACCCCGCCGCTAACCCCCCGCCTCATTGGCTCTCCTGCTTCCCCCGCGCCGACGATCCATTGCTTGCCCCCCTCGCTGGTGTACGTCccgccatcccgccgcctcGCGGCTTGCTCGCCGGATTCCCCCGCGCCGTcagcgcctcgcctcgcccCCTCACCCGCTCCTGCCGCTCCTTCCGCGTCCAACCCGGGCCGCGCGTCCACCAGCAAAAGCTGGTTCCGGGACAAGGCGGCCTGTGCCGATCTTGCGCTGCCGTCCTCGCCGGAGAGGAATGCCAATCTTGCGCTGCCATCCTCGCCGGAGAGGATCAAGGGGTTCAAGGTCCCCGGCCGCGCCTCGCTCAGCTGTGTGAAGGATAGGGTCGCTGGCTCCGATGTACTGGCGAACAGCGGCTGTCTCAAGCGGAATTTGACGTCGCCTGCTGATAACATCGGTAAGAAAATGAGGTATGAATCTCCATCTTTGTCAGAGGACTCCGGCTCTGATTCAGAGCCGGAGTTCTATGCTGGTCCAGCGTTTCGTAACGCCCCTCCTGCTAGTTCTCTCCCGATTCCGATATCGTTAATGATGCGTCGCAACAAATTTATAGCCCCAGCTCTCAATGGTTTAGCATTTTAG